The Acidobacteriota bacterium genome contains the following window.
GAATAATTGCAACGAACACTACCGTCTCGCGAGACGGTCTGAAAACCAGGGACGCAGCAAGTATCGGTTCCGGCGGATTAAGCGGACGGCCTTTGACGGAAAGATCAACGGAGGTTGTTTCAGCTATATATAAATACTCCAAAGGCAAGATCCCGATCATCGGGGTTGGGGGAATATTCGATGCTCAGGATGCATTTGACAAGATCGCAGCCGGAGCATCATTGATCCAGGCTTACACGGGTTTTGTATATGGCGGACCGTATTTCGCTCGTGATGTGAATGCCGGACTCGCCAACATTCTGAAAGACCGCGGATTTCGCTCGCTCGATGAAGCGGTTGGATCCGCGTCGAAATGACGCAATTAGAGGCATTTTATTTGACACGTCACTGATAGTCGCTATAATTAAGGTTTTGCCTTCGCTATGGTTTTTGAGGCGGCGGCAACGATTGATAAATGATCATCGATTTAGCCAGCGTTGGGACGACCGCAAAGCGGATCGAAACTGAGTTCGATCCCTCGGAAATAGACCTTGAAGGCGAACCGGTTCAATTGCGTGGCAATACGGAGCTTTTCGGTGAGATCGTTCTTGTTGATGCGAAGGCTCAGCTGAGCGGAACGGTGAAAGCTCACTTGGTGCTTGACTGCACACGGTGTCTTGATGTCATCGAGCGTGATCTCGAATTACCGTTTCGAGCTATATTCGTTGATTCAAGTGGTGACGATCCAAATGTCGAAGCCGAGGTCAGCGAAGATGCCCTCGATGAATCGCTCGTTCCCGACGGCCATGTAAATATGGCGGAGGTAGTTCGAGAGCAGCTTTTGCTCTGGCTGCCGGAGCAGATCTTTTGCAGGGATGACTGCCGAGGGCTTTGTCCTAAATGCGGTGCTAACCTAAATTTGATAGATTGTAAGTGTGCCGACGAAGATGTTGATCCTCGCTGGGCTGCTTTGAAGAGTTTGAAAAAGGCGTAGGCCGTTGTTCTTAAGTTAACGATCGTGAATAGCAGGGAAGCCCGCGATAACACGATCGGCAATTTATGGATAGCTGTTTACGAGAAAAATTATGCCAAATCCTAAACGACGACATTCACATTCCCGTACGCGGACCCGCCGTGCCCATGATGCCCTGAATACGCCACAGTTTTATCTCGATAAAGATACCGGCGAAGCCAAGGTGCCGCACCGCATCGATGCAAAGACCGGCATGTTCAAAGGCCGTAAAATAATCGACGTTAAAGAAGCTGAATAGTAGTTTATTGTGTTCGTTGAGTGAATGATCGTCCTGCGGTTGAACCTGCCGGACAAACTCGCTACACTCAAAAACCATTACTTATGGCTAACGCGGGAATTATCGGGATGGGACATGCTTATCCGGAGGGCATCTTAACGAATGCCGATCTGGAGAAACTTGTCGACACTAACGATGAATGGATAACCTCCCGCACGGGGATCAAGCAGCGGCACAAGGCTGAAGCGAATGAATATACTTCGCAATTCGGCTCAAAGGCTGCTCTGCAGGCGATCGAACGTGCCGGTTTAAGACCTGAGGACATAGACATTATCGTCTGTGCCACGACGACACCCGATCAAATAATGCCCTCGACCGGTGCCCTGATACAGGCTCAGATCGGGGCTGTTAATGCAGCCGGAATGGACGTGTTTGCTGCGTGTTCCGGCTTTCTTTATGGCATTACGATGGTCGAATCGATGATCCGTACCGGTCAGATCAAATACGCCTTGGTCATAGGGGCTGAGGTTCTGACAAAGTATGTTGATTATACCGACCGCGGGACGTGCGTGATCTTCGGTGACGGCGCCGGAGCGGCAGTGCTCGGGCCAGTTCCGGAAGGGAAAGGTATTCTCGCCACCAAGATCAGGTCTGATGGCCGCTATGAGGAACAGCTTTATGCTCCGGGCGGCGGCACCAAACTGGGTACGACCCACGAAACCATAGATAATCGAGAGCATTTCTTCAAGATGAAAGGCAACGAGCTTTTCAAGGTTGCGGTGCGCTCGATGGCTGATATTTCGGCCGAAATGCTCGAAAAAGCCGGATATACAGTCGATGATGTTGATATTGTTATCCCGCATCAGGCAAATCAGCGGATCACTGACGCAGTTGCGTCGCGTCTTGGCGTGCCCGAGGAAAAGGTTTATTCGAATATCGCGGAAATGGGCAACACATCGTCAGCGTCAATCCCGATCGCCATGGATGAATGCATCCAATCCGGACGGATCAAAGAAGGAAGTTTGGTTCTGCTTACTGCATTTGGCGGCGGAGTGACCTGGGGCGGAACGGTGATTCGATTTTAAGGTCGTTTAAACGCAAAGACGCTAAGGTGCTAAGACGCAAAGCCTTTGGTCTGTTTAAGAAAAAACCTTGCGTCTCTGCTTCTTTGCGACTTTGCGTTAGATTGTTCTGATGAGTAAGACTGCTTATATTTTTCCCGGACAAGGCTCGCAGGCGGTGGGCATGGGGAAAGACCTGTTTGATAATTTTACGGCGGCACGAGAGGTTTTTGAGGCTGCAGATGATGCACTCGAAT
Protein-coding sequences here:
- the rpmF gene encoding 50S ribosomal protein L32 codes for the protein MPNPKRRHSHSRTRTRRAHDALNTPQFYLDKDTGEAKVPHRIDAKTGMFKGRKIIDVKEAE
- a CDS encoding DUF177 domain-containing protein; protein product: MIIDLASVGTTAKRIETEFDPSEIDLEGEPVQLRGNTELFGEIVLVDAKAQLSGTVKAHLVLDCTRCLDVIERDLELPFRAIFVDSSGDDPNVEAEVSEDALDESLVPDGHVNMAEVVREQLLLWLPEQIFCRDDCRGLCPKCGANLNLIDCKCADEDVDPRWAALKSLKKA
- a CDS encoding ketoacyl-ACP synthase III; translated protein: MANAGIIGMGHAYPEGILTNADLEKLVDTNDEWITSRTGIKQRHKAEANEYTSQFGSKAALQAIERAGLRPEDIDIIVCATTTPDQIMPSTGALIQAQIGAVNAAGMDVFAACSGFLYGITMVESMIRTGQIKYALVIGAEVLTKYVDYTDRGTCVIFGDGAGAAVLGPVPEGKGILATKIRSDGRYEEQLYAPGGGTKLGTTHETIDNREHFFKMKGNELFKVAVRSMADISAEMLEKAGYTVDDVDIVIPHQANQRITDAVASRLGVPEEKVYSNIAEMGNTSSASIPIAMDECIQSGRIKEGSLVLLTAFGGGVTWGGTVIRF